The following proteins come from a genomic window of Candidatus Blochmanniella vafra str. BVAF:
- a CDS encoding dihydroneopterin aldolase: MKSGFMKFLYIDQLIVMASIGIYNWERQCLQKLVFDLRLVYDSEFCKFINGMNMYVDYVQINQIILNMINSRHFELIEDVAEITAEALINRFPIISWIQVKVNKPNVIRNLCNVGFCVERRKSKVHDFKKVRLYTGWK; encoded by the coding sequence ATGAAATCAGGATTTATGAAATTTTTGTATATTGATCAATTAATAGTAATGGCTAGTATTGGAATTTATAATTGGGAAAGACAATGTTTGCAGAAATTAGTTTTTGATTTACGATTAGTTTATGATAGTGAGTTTTGTAAATTTATTAACGGTATGAATATGTATGTAGATTATGTGCAAATAAATCAAATCATATTAAATATGATAAACTCGAGGCATTTTGAGTTGATTGAAGATGTTGCTGAAATAACAGCAGAAGCTTTGATAAACAGGTTTCCTATTATTTCTTGGATTCAAGTCAAAGTTAATAAGCCAAATGTAATTCGTAATTTATGTAATGTTGGATTTTGTGTAGAGCGTAGAAAAAGCAAAGTACATGACTTTAAGAAAGTTAGATTATATACAGGTTGGAAATAA
- a CDS encoding multifunctional CCA addition/repair protein — protein MKKYLVGGAVRDSLLNLPIIEKDWVITGSNPQEMLKIGYEQVGKDFPVFLHPTSHEEYALARTERKNGKGYTGFICYTNPSVTIEEDLYRRDLTINAMAYDMHGNLLDPYNGQRDIKLKLLRHVSDAFYEDPLRILRVARFAAKFKHMGFSIASETLQLMIQMSSSELQLLSSERIWTETKKALITNNPQVYFQILKKCGALNILFPEIYTLFTISGSKKWHLNFNNLGSHTMTKLSNISRLTKDLAIRFSILCCNLSEQHNSSKQLIISSVNNLCKRLTIPNNILKLSKIVAIYYNDLYDVTTLSSEMIIRIFNKFNCWHCPKNIEQIIYINKSHLLDHQCYTQLSYYQENFLRTAFKLTKQIKAHDVISSGFQNINIGKELHNRRINILNAWNKNYK, from the coding sequence ATGAAAAAATATTTAGTAGGAGGAGCTGTACGAGACTCATTATTAAATCTACCTATTATAGAGAAAGATTGGGTTATAACAGGCTCCAACCCTCAAGAAATGTTAAAAATAGGCTATGAACAAGTTGGTAAGGATTTTCCAGTATTTCTACACCCTACAAGTCATGAAGAATATGCCTTAGCTCGTACTGAACGTAAAAACGGAAAAGGATACACAGGATTTATTTGTTATACTAACCCTTCTGTCACTATCGAAGAAGATTTATATCGTAGAGACTTAACCATTAATGCTATGGCATATGATATGCATGGAAATTTATTAGACCCATACAATGGACAAAGAGATATTAAATTAAAACTTTTAAGACATGTTTCTGATGCATTTTATGAAGATCCATTAAGAATATTAAGAGTTGCTAGATTTGCTGCAAAATTTAAACACATGGGATTTTCCATTGCTTCAGAAACATTACAACTCATGATCCAAATGTCCTCTTCTGAGTTACAATTACTATCATCAGAACGCATATGGACAGAAACTAAAAAAGCACTTATAACAAATAACCCTCAAGTATATTTCCAAATTTTAAAAAAATGTGGTGCATTAAACATACTATTCCCTGAAATATATACATTATTTACAATATCTGGTTCAAAAAAATGGCATCTAAATTTTAATAACTTAGGTTCCCATACTATGACTAAACTATCCAATATTTCTCGTTTAACTAAAGATCTTGCTATACGTTTCTCAATATTATGTTGTAATTTAAGCGAACAACATAATTCATCAAAACAATTAATAATCTCTTCTGTAAACAATTTATGTAAAAGATTAACAATTCCAAATAATATTCTTAAACTTTCAAAAATCGTTGCTATTTATTACAATGACTTATATGATGTTACAACGTTATCTTCAGAAATGATTATAAGAATATTTAACAAGTTCAATTGTTGGCATTGCCCAAAAAATATTGAACAGATAATTTATATCAACAAATCTCATTTATTAGATCATCAATGCTATACACAACTCTCATATTATCAAGAAAATTTTTTACGAACAGCGTTTAAGCTCACCAAACAAATAAAAGCTCATGATGTAATAAGTTCTGGATTTCAAAATATAAATATAGGAAAAGAACTACACAACAGAAGAATAAATATTTTAAATGCATGGAACAAAAATTATAAATAA
- the hldE gene encoding bifunctional D-glycero-beta-D-manno-heptose-7-phosphate kinase/D-glycero-beta-D-manno-heptose 1-phosphate adenylyltransferase HldE, with product MKDDNFCFVNFLKSNVLIVGDVILDRYWCGFTNKISLESSGPIVKINKIVNRPGGASNVAMNIAALGGQVRLIGLVGIDKAARILKKQLLKFKIKWNVVPLHTYSTILKLRVLSKKQQLIRLDFEKNVENIDTNQLINEVKLHLTKHKILVLSDYAKGALNKIEEIIELARLANIPVIIDPKGIQFSRYKGATILTPNMSEFESVAGFCRNDKILISRAKEIIYDYNLSALLITRAEKGMVLLRKKLIDHPLYFKAQSKVVYDVTGAGDTVVGVLSAALSYGESLEKACFLANSAAGLVIGKFGTATVDMIEMKNIIQKYEYENMPFGILDENTLKRIVSVARNRGEKIVMTNGVFDILHYGHVNYLTNARKLGDRLIVAVNSDESTKRLKGKGRPINTLKKRMVVLSALSMVDWVVPFYEDTPIRLISEISPDFLVKGGDYDILDIDGNKEVVSKGGKVCVLKFQSGFSSSKIINFIQNNRDKLNVR from the coding sequence ATGAAAGATGATAATTTTTGTTTTGTAAATTTTTTGAAATCTAATGTATTAATAGTAGGAGATGTTATTTTAGATCGATATTGGTGTGGATTTACTAATAAAATTTCTTTAGAATCATCTGGGCCAATAGTTAAAATTAATAAGATTGTTAATCGACCAGGTGGAGCTTCTAATGTAGCAATGAATATTGCCGCATTGGGTGGACAGGTTAGATTGATAGGATTGGTAGGTATTGATAAAGCTGCTCGTATATTAAAAAAACAGCTTTTGAAATTTAAGATAAAGTGGAATGTTGTTCCATTACATACTTATTCAACTATTCTTAAATTACGAGTTTTATCTAAAAAACAACAACTAATTCGATTAGATTTTGAAAAAAATGTTGAAAATATTGATACTAATCAATTGATTAATGAAGTGAAGTTACATTTAACAAAACATAAAATTTTAGTTTTATCTGATTATGCGAAAGGGGCTTTAAATAAGATAGAGGAAATAATAGAATTAGCACGTTTAGCTAATATTCCAGTAATAATAGATCCAAAAGGTATACAATTTTCTCGTTATAAAGGGGCAACTATATTAACTCCTAATATGTCAGAGTTTGAATCAGTTGCGGGTTTTTGTCGAAACGATAAAATTTTGATTAGTCGTGCTAAAGAAATTATATATGATTATAATTTGTCAGCACTATTAATTACGCGTGCTGAAAAGGGCATGGTGCTATTACGTAAAAAATTAATAGATCATCCGTTATATTTTAAAGCGCAATCAAAGGTAGTATATGATGTTACTGGAGCTGGAGATACAGTGGTTGGGGTATTATCTGCAGCTTTATCGTATGGAGAAAGTTTAGAAAAAGCATGTTTTTTGGCGAATTCAGCAGCAGGGTTAGTAATAGGTAAATTTGGTACTGCTACTGTTGATATGATTGAAATGAAAAATATTATACAAAAGTATGAATATGAAAACATGCCGTTTGGTATATTGGATGAAAATACTCTGAAAAGAATTGTATCTGTAGCACGTAATAGAGGAGAAAAAATAGTTATGACTAATGGTGTATTTGATATTTTACATTATGGGCATGTTAATTATTTGACTAATGCAAGAAAACTTGGAGATAGATTAATTGTAGCGGTGAATAGTGATGAATCTACTAAAAGATTGAAAGGAAAGGGACGGCCAATAAATACTTTAAAAAAACGTATGGTTGTGTTATCTGCTTTATCTATGGTAGATTGGGTAGTGCCTTTTTATGAAGATACTCCGATTAGATTGATATCAGAAATATCTCCGGATTTTTTAGTAAAAGGTGGTGATTATGATATTTTGGATATTGATGGAAATAAGGAAGTTGTTAGTAAAGGAGGAAAGGTATGTGTTTTGAAATTTCAATCTGGTTTTTCTAGTAGTAAAATAATTAATTTTATTCAAAATAATCGTGATAAATTAAATGTACGTTGA
- a CDS encoding accessory factor UbiK family protein: MLDLKTIAKFTRYINEYVHKIISGLTCDLDSKIQQILQNQLDYMDFVNREEFDIQSQVLLEIQQKINELEKKVQILESIYQHKLKKNKSNNNT, translated from the coding sequence ATGTTGGACCTTAAAACTATTGCAAAATTCACACGTTATATCAACGAATACGTTCATAAAATAATTTCTGGTCTTACATGTGATTTAGATTCTAAAATACAACAAATATTACAAAATCAACTTGATTATATGGATTTTGTTAACAGAGAAGAATTCGATATACAATCTCAAGTTCTTCTTGAAATTCAACAAAAAATAAATGAATTAGAAAAAAAAGTACAAATTTTAGAGTCAATTTATCAACATAAACTTAAAAAAAATAAATCAAATAATAATACATAA
- the ribB gene encoding 3,4-dihydroxy-2-butanone-4-phosphate synthase has product MYWQEDILSKFGTSIERVQNALNALRGGRGVLVIDDENRENEGDMIFAAENMTVTQMALAIRHGSGIVCLCLTEDRCKQLNLPMMVEENSNNYKTAFTVTIEASKGVTTGVSAKDRLTTIQASIADYAKPSDLNRPGHVFPLRANKGGVLTRLGHTEAAVDLVTLAGLKPFGVLCEVTNKDGSMARTLEIIEFSKKYNMPVLTILDLIIYIKIRTNF; this is encoded by the coding sequence ATGTATTGGCAAGAAGATATTTTATCTAAATTTGGAACTTCGATAGAACGTGTGCAAAATGCATTAAATGCATTACGTGGTGGGCGTGGAGTTTTAGTGATAGATGATGAAAATCGAGAAAATGAAGGAGATATGATATTTGCTGCAGAAAATATGACTGTTACACAAATGGCTTTAGCTATTCGGCATGGTAGTGGTATAGTGTGTTTATGTTTAACAGAAGATAGATGTAAACAGTTAAATTTACCTATGATGGTTGAAGAAAATAGTAATAATTATAAGACTGCCTTTACTGTAACTATAGAGGCTTCAAAAGGCGTGACTACTGGTGTTTCTGCAAAAGATCGTTTAACTACTATTCAAGCTTCAATAGCAGATTATGCAAAGCCTTCTGATTTGAATCGTCCTGGGCATGTTTTTCCTTTAAGGGCAAATAAAGGAGGTGTATTAACTCGATTAGGGCATACAGAAGCTGCTGTTGATTTAGTGACATTAGCTGGGTTAAAGCCATTTGGTGTGTTATGTGAGGTAACTAATAAAGATGGGAGTATGGCGCGTACTTTGGAAATAATTGAATTTTCAAAAAAGTATAATATGCCAGTTTTAACTATTTTAGATTTAATAATTTATATTAAAATTAGAACTAATTTTTAA
- a CDS encoding 1-acylglycerol-3-phosphate O-acyltransferase yields the protein MIAIIRVVLILIISINICVFGIIYCLLVPRQLRYIDIFSHLFGCMAPIFGIQLEIRKSSDILLPKNCVYISNHQNNYDMVTVSSAVQSNTVTIGKKNLLWIPLFGQLYWLSGNILIDRTYNSVQKTRSILTKIIKTIRIDGMSVWIFPEGTRNQGRGLLPFKIGAFYAAIFSKVPIVPICVSDISNNKIRLNRWSNGLVIIEIMPSLKTCQYKLNQVRIIAAHCHKIMKLKIDKLNEEVMLREN from the coding sequence ATGATCGCTATAATACGTGTGGTTTTAATTTTAATTATATCAATTAATATTTGCGTATTTGGTATAATTTATTGTTTATTAGTTCCTAGGCAATTGCGTTATATTGATATTTTTAGTCATTTATTTGGATGTATGGCGCCTATTTTTGGAATTCAACTTGAAATACGAAAATCTTCAGATATCTTATTGCCTAAAAATTGCGTCTATATTTCTAATCATCAAAATAATTATGATATGGTGACTGTATCTAGTGCAGTGCAATCAAATACTGTAACAATAGGCAAAAAAAATTTATTATGGATTCCATTATTTGGTCAATTGTATTGGTTAAGTGGTAATATATTGATTGATCGAACATATAATAGTGTACAGAAAACTCGTAGTATTTTAACTAAAATCATTAAAACTATTAGAATAGATGGTATGTCAGTATGGATTTTTCCAGAAGGAACACGAAATCAAGGCAGAGGATTGTTGCCTTTTAAAATAGGAGCGTTTTATGCAGCAATTTTTTCTAAAGTGCCCATCGTTCCGATTTGTGTTTCAGATATTTCTAATAATAAAATTAGATTAAATCGTTGGTCAAATGGATTAGTAATAATTGAAATCATGCCTTCTCTGAAAACATGTCAATATAAACTTAATCAAGTTCGTATTATTGCTGCGCATTGTCATAAAATTATGAAATTGAAAATTGATAAGCTTAATGAGGAAGTAATGCTCCGAGAAAATTAG
- the metC gene encoding cystathionine beta-lyase, with product MKDETKLITSGRNKKFTQGTVNPIIQRASSIIFNSVEQKKYAFKNRMNGKLFYGRYGTLSHFALQEAMIELENGSGCVLYPCGTAAITHSILAFISEGDHILITGSAYEPTQNFCRVISKKMNIQISWFDPLIGVNIAHLIQDNTKLIVLESPSSITMEIQNIPEIIKSARTKKKDIVILLDNTWSAGIFLKPINIGVDISIQSGTKYILGHSDGMLGIAVSNLRCWKQLKEHACLMGQTVDADTAYMAIRGLRTLYIRLKQHEENGLNIAHWLTDHPKVYKVNHPALPVCRGHEYFLRDFSGSSGLFSFILKQRLTNVQLSNFLNNFKYFKMAYSWGGFESLIITNQIEELNSIRPVGLLDFTGTLVRIHVGLEHYTDLIQDLKNGLDRI from the coding sequence ATGAAAGATGAAACCAAACTAATTACATCTGGAAGAAATAAAAAATTTACACAAGGAACAGTGAATCCTATTATTCAAAGAGCATCCTCAATAATTTTTAATTCCGTTGAACAAAAAAAATATGCCTTCAAAAATCGGATGAATGGAAAATTATTCTATGGTAGATATGGTACTTTATCTCATTTTGCTTTACAAGAAGCTATGATAGAACTAGAAAATGGATCAGGGTGTGTATTGTATCCATGCGGCACGGCTGCTATTACTCATTCAATCCTTGCTTTTATTTCAGAAGGAGATCATATTTTAATTACAGGATCAGCATATGAACCTACTCAAAATTTTTGTCGAGTTATCTCGAAAAAAATGAACATTCAAATTAGTTGGTTTGATCCATTAATTGGTGTTAATATTGCTCACCTCATTCAAGATAACACTAAATTAATCGTTCTAGAATCTCCCAGTTCTATTACTATGGAAATACAAAATATTCCTGAAATTATTAAATCAGCACGAACAAAAAAGAAAGATATCGTTATACTATTAGATAATACCTGGTCTGCAGGAATCTTTTTAAAACCTATAAATATAGGAGTAGACATTTCTATTCAATCTGGCACAAAATATATTTTGGGACATTCTGATGGAATGTTAGGGATCGCTGTATCTAATTTAAGATGTTGGAAACAATTAAAAGAACATGCTTGCTTAATGGGACAAACCGTTGATGCTGATACTGCATACATGGCAATTCGAGGATTACGAACACTGTACATTAGATTAAAACAACATGAAGAAAATGGATTAAATATAGCTCATTGGTTAACTGATCATCCTAAAGTTTATAAAGTAAACCACCCAGCTCTCCCTGTTTGTAGGGGACATGAATATTTCTTAAGAGATTTTAGTGGATCTAGTGGACTATTTTCCTTTATTTTAAAACAACGACTCACCAACGTCCAATTATCAAATTTTCTTAATAATTTTAAATACTTTAAAATGGCGTATTCATGGGGAGGATTTGAATCATTAATTATAACAAATCAAATAGAAGAATTAAATTCTATTCGACCAGTCGGACTATTAGATTTTACAGGAACATTAGTACGAATACATGTAGGATTAGAACATTATACAGATTTAATTCAAGACTTAAAAAACGGATTAGATCGCATTTAA
- the cutA gene encoding divalent-cation tolerance protein CutA, whose translation MIIILCTLPNNEKLALKLIHTLLNLKLAACVNLISNIRSYYYWNDQLQTSNELQLLIKTQDSLQEKIFNTIKKTHPYTIPELLVIPITFGEIQYLNWITKVLS comes from the coding sequence ATGATAATTATTTTATGTACCTTACCTAATAATGAAAAATTGGCTTTAAAATTAATACATACCTTACTAAATTTAAAGTTAGCAGCATGTGTAAATTTAATAAGCAACATACGTTCGTATTATTATTGGAATGATCAATTACAAACCTCTAATGAATTACAACTCTTAATTAAAACACAAGATTCCCTCCAAGAAAAAATATTTAATACAATAAAAAAAACACATCCCTATACTATACCTGAATTATTAGTAATACCAATAACTTTTGGAGAAATACAATATTTAAATTGGATAACCAAAGTGTTAAGTTAA
- a CDS encoding co-chaperone GroES, producing MKIRPLHDRVIVKRKEVESKSAGGIVLTGSAAGKSTRGEVLAVGHGRVLENGEVKALDVRVGDTIIFNDGYGVKVEKIDNEEVLIMSENDILAIVEK from the coding sequence ATGAAAATTCGTCCATTGCATGATCGTGTAATTGTAAAACGTAAAGAAGTTGAATCAAAATCTGCTGGAGGTATTGTGTTGACTGGATCTGCAGCTGGGAAATCTACGCGAGGAGAAGTGTTGGCTGTTGGTCATGGTCGTGTTTTAGAAAACGGAGAAGTGAAAGCTTTAGATGTGCGCGTTGGTGATACAATTATTTTCAATGACGGGTATGGTGTAAAGGTAGAGAAAATTGATAATGAAGAGGTATTAATTATGTCAGAAAACGATATCCTTGCTATCGTTGAAAAATAA
- the groL gene encoding chaperonin GroEL (60 kDa chaperone family; promotes refolding of misfolded polypeptides especially under stressful conditions; forms two stacked rings of heptamers to form a barrel-shaped 14mer; ends can be capped by GroES; misfolded proteins enter the barrel where they are refolded when GroES binds), with protein MAAKDVKFGNDARVKMLRGVNVLADAVKVTLGPKGRNVVLDKSFGAPVITKDGVSVAREIELEDKFENMGAQMVKEVASKANDSAGDGTTTATVLAQSIVNEGLKAVAAGMNPMDLKRGIDKAVVAAVEELKKLSVPCSDPKAIAQVGTISANSDETVGKLIAQAMDKVGKEGVITVEEGSGLQDELDVVEGMQFDRGYLSPYFVNKPESGTVELEHPFILLADKKISNIREMLPMLESVAKAGKPLLIIAEDVEGEALATLVVNNMRGIVKVTAVKAPGFGDRRKAMLQDIAILTAGTVISEEIGLELEKATLGDMGQAKRVVITKDATTIIDGIGNKSAIDSRVAQINQQRDEATSDYDREKLQERVAKLAGGVAVIKVGAATEVEMKEKKARVEDALHATRAAVEEGVVAGGGVALIRVANAIRNLCGDNEDQNVGIKVARRAMEAPLRQIMANAGEEPSVIANNVRSGEGNTGYNAATEKYGNMIELGILDPTKVTRSALQYAASIAGLMITTECMVTELPKEDKPDLGGGNPGAGGMGGMM; from the coding sequence ATGGCAGCTAAAGATGTAAAATTTGGGAATGATGCTCGTGTTAAGATGCTCAGAGGAGTTAATGTTTTGGCCGATGCAGTGAAAGTCACTTTAGGACCTAAGGGTCGTAATGTAGTGTTAGATAAGTCTTTTGGAGCGCCGGTAATAACTAAAGATGGGGTGTCTGTAGCACGTGAAATAGAATTAGAAGATAAATTTGAAAATATGGGAGCGCAGATGGTAAAAGAAGTAGCATCTAAAGCAAATGATTCTGCTGGGGATGGTACTACTACTGCTACTGTATTGGCTCAATCAATAGTTAATGAAGGGCTAAAAGCTGTTGCTGCTGGAATGAATCCTATGGATTTAAAGCGTGGAATAGATAAAGCAGTAGTAGCAGCAGTGGAGGAATTAAAGAAATTATCTGTTCCATGTTCAGATCCTAAGGCTATTGCTCAAGTAGGAACTATTTCTGCTAATTCTGATGAAACCGTGGGTAAGCTTATAGCTCAAGCAATGGATAAAGTAGGTAAAGAGGGTGTGATTACTGTAGAGGAAGGATCTGGATTACAAGATGAATTGGATGTTGTTGAAGGTATGCAATTTGATAGAGGATATTTATCTCCTTATTTTGTTAATAAACCAGAAAGCGGAACTGTAGAATTGGAGCATCCTTTCATTTTATTAGCAGATAAGAAAATATCTAATATTAGGGAAATGTTACCCATGTTAGAGTCTGTGGCAAAGGCTGGGAAACCGTTATTAATTATAGCGGAAGATGTAGAAGGAGAAGCCTTAGCTACTTTAGTAGTTAATAATATGCGTGGGATAGTAAAAGTTACGGCAGTAAAAGCTCCTGGATTTGGAGATAGACGTAAAGCTATGTTACAAGATATTGCGATTTTGACTGCAGGGACCGTAATTTCTGAAGAGATTGGATTAGAATTAGAAAAGGCAACTTTAGGTGATATGGGACAAGCTAAACGTGTGGTTATAACAAAGGATGCAACTACTATTATTGATGGAATAGGAAATAAGTCGGCAATAGATAGTCGTGTAGCTCAAATTAATCAGCAACGTGATGAAGCTACTTCTGATTATGATCGAGAAAAATTGCAAGAACGTGTAGCTAAGTTGGCTGGAGGAGTTGCAGTAATTAAAGTAGGAGCTGCTACTGAAGTAGAAATGAAAGAGAAAAAAGCAAGAGTTGAAGATGCGTTGCATGCTACTAGGGCTGCTGTAGAAGAAGGTGTTGTTGCAGGGGGAGGTGTAGCGTTGATTAGAGTGGCAAATGCTATTAGAAATTTATGTGGAGATAATGAAGATCAGAATGTTGGTATCAAAGTAGCTCGTAGAGCGATGGAAGCTCCTTTACGTCAAATTATGGCTAATGCTGGGGAAGAACCTTCAGTAATAGCGAATAATGTAAGATCAGGAGAAGGAAACACAGGGTATAATGCTGCTACTGAGAAATATGGTAATATGATAGAGTTAGGAATTTTAGATCCTACTAAAGTTACTAGATCTGCATTACAGTACGCTGCTTCTATAGCTGGATTAATGATTACAACGGAATGTATGGTTACAGAATTACCTAAAGAGGATAAACCTGATTTAGGAGGAGGTAATCCTGGAGCTGGGGGCATGGGCGGCATGATGTAA
- the efp gene encoding elongation factor P: MIQYGINELRVGLKVIQNQEPCVIISNEGVKPGKGLSFNRIRLKNIISGKILDRTLKSGDFLELADVVETQLIYLYRDYNLWYFMHDKNFDQVSIHKNIIGKSDKWMKEQWIYFVTFWNSMPILVTPPEIMHFKVVKTDLSIKSSSSTSTSSGNKLAILSTGAILKVPFFIKSGELIKVNTNTGTYISRMK; the protein is encoded by the coding sequence ATGATACAATATGGGATTAATGAGTTGAGGGTTGGATTAAAAGTTATTCAAAACCAGGAACCATGTGTTATTATCTCGAATGAAGGGGTGAAACCTGGAAAGGGGTTATCGTTTAATAGAATACGTTTAAAAAATATAATATCTGGAAAAATTTTAGACCGAACATTAAAATCTGGTGATTTTTTAGAATTAGCTGATGTTGTAGAAACACAGTTAATCTATTTATACCGAGATTATAATCTGTGGTATTTTATGCATGATAAAAATTTTGACCAAGTTTCTATTCACAAGAATATAATAGGTAAATCTGATAAATGGATGAAAGAACAGTGGATTTATTTTGTTACTTTTTGGAATAGCATGCCAATTCTTGTTACTCCTCCAGAAATTATGCATTTTAAAGTTGTTAAAACTGATTTGTCTATAAAGAGTTCGTCATCTACCTCAACGTCTTCTGGCAATAAATTAGCTATCTTAAGTACTGGAGCTATTTTAAAAGTCCCTTTTTTTATTAAATCTGGGGAATTAATTAAAGTTAATACTAATACAGGTACTTATATTTCTAGAATGAAATAA